The Microcebus murinus isolate Inina chromosome 4, M.murinus_Inina_mat1.0, whole genome shotgun sequence genome has a segment encoding these proteins:
- the TRIM21 gene encoding E3 ubiquitin-protein ligase TRIM21, translated as MASAMPLAMMWEEVTCPICLDSFVDPVSIDCGHSFCRECISEIGRDRRSICPVCRQRFQLKNLRPNRQVANMMENLRKMSQDATKQGTPGMQCAVHGEKLHLFCEDDGNVLCWVCAQSRKHRDHSRLPIEEAAQEYQEKLQVALEKLRRKQEAAEHLEVEVAVKRADWKRKVETQKSTIHAEFAKQKIFLDKEEERQLQELEKDEREQLRRLGEKEAELAQQSQALQELISELERRSHSSALELLQDVKIVLERSESCNVKNLDVVSPNLSSVCCVPGLKDVLRMCGVHVTLDPDTANPWLLLSEDRRQVRLGLSRQEVPENEERFDNYPMVLGAQRFNSGKFYWEVDVTGKEAWDLGVCRDTVRRKGIFSPSSENGFWTIWLWSKQKYEASTYPQTPLHLRVPPRQVGIFLDYEAGTVSFYNITDNGSLIYLFSECDFTGPLRPFFSTGFNDTGGNAAPLTLRLLKTRHKGPTDC; from the exons ATGGCCTCAGCAATGCCCCTGGCAATGATGTGGGAGGAGGTCACGTGCCCTATCTGCCTGGATTCCTTTGTGGATCCTGTGAGCATCGACTGTGGCCACAGCTTCTGCCGGGAATGCATCTCTGAGATTGGGAGAGACAGGCGCAGCATCTGTCCTGTGTGTCGGCAACGCTTTCAGCTCAAGAACCTACGACCCAACCGGCAGGTAGCCAACATGATGGAAAACCtgagaaaaatgagccaggatgCCACCAAGCAGGGCACACCGGGGATGCAGTGTGCAGTGCATGGAGAGAAACTTCACCTGTTCTGTGAGGACGATGGGAATGTCCTTTGCTGGGTGTGTGCCCAATCTCGTAAACACCGTGACCACTCCAGGCTCCCTATCGAGGAGGCTGCTCAGGAGTACCAG GAGAAGCTCCAGGTGGCATTGGAAAAACTGAGGAGAAAACAGGAGGCAGCTGAGCATTTAGAAGTGGAAGTTGCAGTGAAGAGAGCAGACTGGAAG AGGAAGGTTGAGACACAAAAATCTACGATTCATGCAGAGTTTGCAAAGCAAAAAATCTTCCTCgacaaagaggaagagaggcagcTGCAAGAGCTTGAGAAAGATGAGAGGGAACAGCTGAGACGTCTGGGGGAGAAAGAGGCTGAGCTGGCCCAGCAGAGCCAGGCCCTGCAGGAGCTGATCTCAGAGCTGGAGCGGAGAAGCCACAGCTCAGCACTGGAGCTGCTGCAG GATGTGAAAATTGTCCTGGAAAG GAGTGAGTCCTGCAACGTGAAGAACCTGGACGTTGTCTCCCCAAACCTGAGTAGTGTGTGCTGTGTGCCGGGGCTGAAGGACGTGCTGAGGATGTGTGGAG TCCACGTCACTCTGGATCCAGACACAGCCAACCCCTGGCTCCTCCTTTCAGAGGATCGAAGACAAGTGAGGCTTGGACTCTCTCGGCAGGAGGTACCTGAGAATGAAGAGAGATTTGACAATTATCCCATGGTCCTGGGTGCTCAGCGCTTCAACTCTGGAAAATTTTACTGGGAGGTAGATGTGACGGGAAAGGAGGCCTGGGACCTGGGGGTTTGCAGGGACACGGTACGGAGGAAGGGTATTTTTTCTCCCAGCTCCGAGAATGGCTTCTGGACAATTTGGTTGTGGAGTAAACAAAAATATGAGGCTAGCACCTACCCTCAGACTCCCCTCCACCTTCGAGTGCCTCCACGCCAAGTCGGGATTTTCCTAGACTATGAGGCTGGCACTGTCTCCTTTTACAACATCACTGACAACGGCTCCCTCATCTACCTCTTCTCTGAATGTGACTTCACTGGACCTCTGCGGCCCTTCTTCAGTACTGGTTTCAATGACACAGGAGGAAACGCAGCCCCTCTGACCCTTCGTCTGCTGAAGACGAGACATAAGGGACCCACCGACTGTTGA
- the LOC105871382 gene encoding olfactory receptor 52B4-like, which yields MATPNYTATSHSLFILLGIPGLEDQHTWISLPFFISYLIALLGNSLLIFIIITERSLHEPMYLFLCMLAVADLVLSTTTVPKALAIFWFHAGTISLDGCVTQIFFIHATFIAESGILLAMAFDRYVAICDPLHYTTVLSRSVIVRVGLAVVLRSFCVILPDVFLVKRLPFCRSNLLPHTYCEHMAVAKFACADIRVNVWYGLSVLLSTVVLDALFILVSYSLILYAVFQLPSRGARQKALGTCGSHLGVISMFYLPGIFTIITQRFGHHVPLHTHILLANVCMLAPPMLNPIIYGIKTRQIREHVLSTLSSPWKQC from the coding sequence ATGGCGACTCCCAACTACACTGCTACCAGCCACTCACTCTTCATTCTTCTGGGCATCCCTGGCTTGGAAGACCAGCACACATGgatctctctccccttctttatTTCCTACCTTATTGCTCTCCTTGGGAATAGCCtcctcatcttcatcatcatcactgaacGCAGCCTCCATGAACCCATGTACCTGTTCCTCTGCATGCTGGCTGTGGCTGACCTAGTCCTGTCCACTACCACTGTGCCCAAGGCCCTAGCCATATTCTGGTTCCATGCTGGGACGATCTCCCTTGATGGCTGTGTCACACAAATCTTCTTTATCCACGCTACCTTCATCGCTGAATCAGGAATTCTGTTAGCAATGGCAtttgaccgctatgtggccatctgtgaCCCGCTGCACTATACCACAGTGCTCAGTCGTTCAGTAATCGTAAGGGTTGGCTTGGCTGTGGTCCTGAGAAGCTTCTGTGTGATACTCCCAGATGTGTTTCTGGTGAAGCGACTGCCTTTCTGCCGTAGCAATCTGCTGCCACACACCTACTGTGAGCACATGGCTGTGGCCAAGTTTGCTTGTGCTGACATTCGTGTCAATGTCTGGTATGGCTTGTCTGTCCTTCTCTCTACTGTAGTGCTAGATGCCTTGTTCATCTTAGTTTCCTACAGCCTCATCCTCTATGCAGTCTTTCAGCTCCCCTCCCGAGGAGCTCGGCAAAAGGCTCTGGGCACTTGTGGCTCCCACCTGGGGGTCATTTCCATGTTCTATTTGCCTGGCATTTTTACCATAATTACCCAGCGGTTTGGGCACCACGTGCCTCTCCATACACACATTCTGTTGGCCAATGTCTGCATGTTGGCCCCTCCCATGCTGAACCCCATCATTTATGGTATCAAGACCAGACAGATTCGAGAGCATGTGCTCAGTACTTTGTCTTCACCATGGAAACAATGCTGA